CGGACGGGGCGTCCGGGTTCAGGCGACCAGAAAAACGCTTTGCCAGTTGTTCTTTGTGCTGCTCTATGGCAATCACGTGAGGGACAAGAATCTGCTGAGCTCTCGCCTCGAAGGCTCCCTGGTAGGGAGCGCTTCCGGGGAGCTCCTTGAATGACTGCAGGGGATGGAGTTGGGGCAATTTCTGCTCCACATGACGGGCGTAGAGTGCAATGAGGATGCCCTCCGGCCCCAGCAATTCTTCGCCATCGAGAAGAATTTTATCCGGACAGAGCAGGCAGGTGCTGGCAAAGGCCGAAAATTTCAGGCAGCCTTCGCGGCGTATTGCCGGCAGGGCTTTTTCGAGCTGACGCTCACCGCGTCTCCAGGCATGCTCCAGGTGCTCCTTCAGAATTTGCAGGTATTGTTTGCTCATTCACTGGCCTCCTTCTGCATGGCGGCAAAGGCGCTGCCAGGGTTCCTTCCAGCTTTGGGCTCAATTCTGGTATAATACATTCTCCGGGGCCGCTCCGACAATACCCTTATAAGCACCGGCTTCAAGTTCAAAAGAGCTGGCGTCACTTATCATGATTTAGCGGCCGCATTACTGTCGAAACAGTTCATCACGTTCCGCTTCGCCTCATTGCAACCAGCGAAAGACGAATTTCGACATATAGCCAATAATTACCGGGAAGACCAGGCTGCAGATCAACCTGGTGGCGGTGAGGTGCAGCCCCAGGATAGGGATTTCAAAGACAATGACCCGGTTTATGCTGAGCAGGGCCCAGGCAGACAGGTAGGCGATCAGCGGCCCGATGCTCACTCCTGCTTTGAACATGGCGGCCACGATGGGGAACTGGACCAGAGGACCCCCGGGGGTTAGCAGTCCCAGGAAGGTGCCGACAAAGAGTCCCTTGAGGCCGCTTTCTGCGCCCACCCAGCGGACGAGCACCTCTTTCGGCAGGAGCACCTCCATGAGTCCCGCCACAAAAAAGGCGAGAATGAGAATCGGCAGGATGCGAACAAGAAGAGCGCCGCCCGAGCGCAGGGCCTGGATCGGCAGCCCAGGATCTCGCTGAAAGGCTATAGCCCCGAGAATGGCAGCGAGTACTGCCATGATAATGAATGCTCCGTTCATCTGAATTCTCCGCTTTTCTCTCATTGTCTACTCACAGACAGGCCGGCAAAAGGAGCCGGGTATGAACCTGGCCTGCTCTTTTTGCTTCGGGTCGCCAGGTCCCCCTGGCCAGTCTTGCTAGGTTGCTTGGCAAAAGATGCAAAAAATATTACTCTGAGGTCAACAAGCCGCAGGGAGCATAATTCATTTGTACTGCATCCCTAACCGCAGAAAACTGGAGCCATTGCTGCTTCTTTCTTTTATCACAACTCTACTCTGCCTGGGAGCCGGGACTGGGATGGCCAGCACACTCATCCATGTTGAGGAGACTGCAGAGCAGCTGCGGCAGCATCTCCACACCCTGACCGTGGCCATTGGCGAGCGCAGCGTGCGGCTTCCGGAAAACCTCGCCAGGACCAGAGACTACATCATCTCATTTTATCAGGACCTGGGGCTCCCTGTGGAAACAGAGCAATACCAGTACCGCGACCTCGAGGTGGCCAATGTGATCTGCCGCCTGCAGCTGGGCGACAGGCCGGCGGCCCACTATATCGTCGGCGCTCACTATGACTCGGTCTGGGGCACCGTGGGCGCTGACGAC
The DNA window shown above is from Deltaproteobacteria bacterium and carries:
- a CDS encoding DUF3786 domain-containing protein, yielding MSKQYLQILKEHLEHAWRRGERQLEKALPAIRREGCLKFSAFASTCLLCPDKILLDGEELLGPEGILIALYARHVEQKLPQLHPLQSFKELPGSAPYQGAFEARAQQILVPHVIAIEQHKEQLAKRFSGRLNPDAPSGDFSFTLYPLPRIPLYYIFYLPDDEFPAAVTCLFAADACSHLPVDALADVAEYTAVRIFALLK
- a CDS encoding permease; translated protein: MNGAFIIMAVLAAILGAIAFQRDPGLPIQALRSGGALLVRILPILILAFFVAGLMEVLLPKEVLVRWVGAESGLKGLFVGTFLGLLTPGGPLVQFPIVAAMFKAGVSIGPLIAYLSAWALLSINRVIVFEIPILGLHLTATRLICSLVFPVIIGYMSKFVFRWLQ